Part of the Tenebrio molitor chromosome 4, icTenMoli1.1, whole genome shotgun sequence genome, cacgttatttagaaaaaaaatctggaacatttggagttttaattcgtgtaaaaaattgtacatttaatttctgtaatactgataaaaaagttaagtatctttgtaagtgctaattgttaataaagaattctGACAAATgtatatatatgtatatttgaacgttattttaaagaaagtatgtacatacctaaatggggatcaatttttttttttactttccccactagtgagggaagtgatttactttcctcacatgtgatgcaaacgcctactttcatctctaaattgagtgatggaaatgtcattttcagacttgacgttgaaaaaaatattttaaatccactacggtaacattgcaaggtaatgatgtacgagtacatctttgtttacattgtattaccgttaataataaaaataataataatttatttttttgtctgaaaaattgtttccatatttttttcgtgtacatttaaacatcctggatacggtagtaagtagttagtccgctatttttgggacagcctgtatatggTAGGTAAGGTGAGCCACTCAGATGATCTTAGAAGCAATTTCTAGTGCTAATGGAACGACAATTGGTGATTTCTACTCACACTCACTTATGAATCCGTGTTTGACATTTAACCATAACTTAAGTGTCAAGGCATCTCATTAAATATGAGATTGACATAGAATAAAGATATCCTTTACTTccatatattttattactatcctaaattaaaaatcaaaaaatatcattgttataaaaattttgtgttcGGGGATTTGTGGAGACCCTGGGGCTCTCGCCCCGGCTGCCCCGTGGTAAATCCGGCTCTGAATTACCCGCCAGTCGATGTTAACAATTAACAAACCACAAAACTAACCTAACAAATTAGCCACATTTCCCCCTCCACTATCTGATCCAAAATTCTTAGTTCGAAGCTTGCTCGCGAGGTAACTCAGTAGGGGTGAAGGGGGAGGTAAAAATCTTACTTTGCCTGATTTCAAATGGAAAATGGAACACTACATTAAAGTGAGGCGAAGTTCCTGGCGAAGTGAGGTGAGGTAAGATTATCTAAGATTCAGCATAAAAGGAACGCtactatttttacaatttttccagtgtgaaaccttcttacgagagataagtaaaattaacgtcaaaatttaatgatattttcaaaaattatttcataggtattgtcaagtagacaattaattggtcgtttcccgttttttttttgcaaccaactgtatttGTGAGGTTACCATTCTCTATGTTCTCTATGTCGTTTTTACAACTTaagattttagaataaaggaaaagaatgTTGCCACCGTTTTTATCTCttcgaaacattttaatagaGCTTTTCATTTTAGCGTCAAGTAAATTACATGGTTTTCGAATCAtctttatatttataaaatcattatattgccaactttggttataacaatccccaatttagattttttttttaaattctgccaacataattcaacaggtggtggaaatttagaattgagacaaactataCATTATACGTACATTATATGATCAACAAATAAAGATTTGCGGTtatgaaagtaaaaatttttgaaaacgtacagtcgcgagcaataccTAAATTTTGGTTGtcatgtcatttcaaaattcggatagattgtcacaaattaaaaaaaaatcctgtttgattatgcccatgtcaacaaagtgtcaaaagaaTGAGAAAAAacgacaattaatgtcatacaacatgatgataggttatgatatttacgaccgttttacaatggagcattttccattacGTCAAAGGATGACATTGTTATTCCTcgcaactgtacctacctACGACGTAGCTTTAATCACACTAACATCCGAGGAAAAGTTTTGCCAAAACTCCAGCAAACAAAGTTGTGTAAGGTATTAGCCCAGTCACGATTTGCTTCGCTTccatttcgaaaataaaattctgtcGTGAATAATTTGTGTTCTCGaatgaaaatcattttgtaaataaaattcacataaatgtcaaaattgacaagtgacagtttattaagttACGCGGCACGTTTCCAGAATGTTTTTTCCATAGCAGCctttaaaatcttttttacTTGATCAtgttgtatcgggtgtttatttaaattcccggtcaaagttggcgttgaagagtcgattgtgaacgcaccactgaCCACTCGTGttataaaacacaaacaacgcaaaaactgaggtaagatttaaacagctgatgaGGAATTCAAATTAGGTACCTCAACTACGTAAACTCTTGAtcttcattttcaaaataatgcaGCTTCGTTTCGAATGGCCTATGgttatttgtcaaaatgaataaacaaaagtaCCTATTGTGTCAAACAACACCCACAAcaggaatatttttaaataacttaAATTGTTCCTGGTTCAAGTCACGACCTAGATGGTACTTCAACCTCAATGTGTATCATCAACGGGTTCACAACCCGCCGGAAGTAACACAAAATTCTAGTGATGgataaatgaccggtcatttatttttggtcaaagtTGACCGGTCCTTGAGCGGTCAATTACCAGTCATTATTGGTCAAAAAGTAGGaactatactaaggacaacgtaacattttatctgccccgcccatttcattttcttagttaccaatcaaataggttgttaagacgatctgatttacacagtaaaaatttctgacattcgaattgtcttaatgacattttattttttagaacctaaaacaataattgtggaattgacagcaaaattctaaccttaacttttttacgtggcaaatgtgatgaaaagttgtacagattgaatctggctttgattctgattggtcaattttagtgggcggagcagataaaaagttataacggcaatactatagttaaacatcacaaaatgattctttcaatgtcaaggattattttaataccaaataatggttcttaattccattttttataagatttattgatcgataaattattgttctaaaattgtgtaagtggggttaagtttgaattgtttgaagttatactttgatttttttttaacatatttgcttgaatttgaactttttgttaatttaaaacacattaaaactttcaacacaactgtgtgtgtgtattttcagttttttagtttcttttaaaatacctacttaaacattcgtttagaatttaaaaaagtaagtaagtattttatgaaaataaaaatacatatatcgTATGTCATGTTAAGAAGACACAAAAacgattgaaaaacaaaaaccacttCTTCCTATTAGATAAAAAGCTTAGGTAATCGTTTTCCACAATGATCTTCATTAAAGTTTTAGATGTTtcattgtcataatttacttatttattgtcataatcgATTTCTTCGTTGTCAGCAGCTACGTAAATGAAATCAGACAacccaacataacctcatctCAGTCATCATATCCTATAATCTTCAACATTATAAGCGggaagtttaaattttaaaaatgactggtcaaatacgtcaagtcattgacaattattgaccAGTCAAATAGGTCATTGACTAAGTCAATTACCGGACCTCACAACACTACAAAATTCCATTTTCAACGTAAACAATTAAAGAATCTAAAAGTGCATTCTTGACGACTCAAGTCACACCCCAAATATGTTTACTTTTCATAAACCACCCAAAACTAtcctcaaatttcaaattttgttcagtttataaaattaattaattaatattatgaGCAATTTCTTGTTAAAAATCGGTAAACATCATAATTACTCATAACTTTTCATGACTTCAGCATTccaaaaaatgcaaaatattgaaaacaaCGGCAGAAACCGTTGCATTTGTGAATCAtcatcaaaagaaaaagttaCTACGCATCAGTCCAGAGTACATAATCTTATTCACATGTAATCTCATTAAACGAACTTCCCTGTCGTCTTATTAATTCAATTCCACAAACTGATTAGAGAGGACCGTTCAAACCTCCAGTGAGTCACACTTACAAGAACAACAACAGTCACCCAAGCGAACTCTCCTTAGCGATAATTGtaaaacaacacaaagaaCCCAACTAATCGAGTGTGAAATCGTACAAGTTGTAAATAGTACCGTCACCCAATCAAATCTTGTCACCGGAAGTCTCTCCTTCTTCGTCTTTGCACCCACTGGCCGACTCTCCCCTCCCAATCATGTCCAATCATTTATAAGCGAGGGTCAACTGTTCACATCGAGCCATCATTCAACTGTAAACATGTTCACTCCAGTTTTGTGTGTTTTGGTCGTACTGGGGATGCTGGGAGGTGGCGAAGCACACTCGTACCACCTGGGAGCGTGCCCCAACATCGACCCTCTCCCCGGATTCACCATGAGGAAAGTGAGTACCGCGATTTCGTCTTGATTCGTTGATTTCTACGACTCTTGTAGATGTTGGGGATCTGGTACGTGATCCAGAAGACCGGGACCGCCAGCACTTGCATCACTTACAACTTCACCCAAACCGAAGAACCGGGAGAGTACCTTTTGGAACAGAACAGTCAACACTTCATTCTGGGTTTGACTCCGTTGAAGCACGCGTACCACTACACCGGCCGCCTTTCCATCCCCGACGAAGCGGTTCCGGGCAAGATGAAAGTGAAGTTTCCGCTGAATCCTGCGGGATCTGCTAGCTACACCGTTTTCATGGCCGACTACGACACTTTCGCCGGGATTTTTACTTGTCAGAAGCTGGGATTCGCCCACAGACAGTCGGCTACGATCTTATCACGTGAGAAGACCTTGGATcagatttatattgacaaggTCAGTGTTTTTCTTGCCCCGGGCGATCGTTGAACGCGTTCGTTTTCAGATAAGGTCGAAACTGAGCGCTGCCAATATCGATCCGTTCGAGTTGTCGATCATCAGTCAGAAGGGGTGTCCGAAGAAGGGAGAGAATGGTACCGACATCAACATCGACGATGAGACTTTCACGGCGGGTTCGGTCGCCGGAGTGATAAGGAAAGCGGGGGAGAAGATAGGGGATGGGGTTGAGTATGTCGCAGGAGGGgctaagaaaatttataacaagGTGACGAGCGGGGAAGACGATGGGGACAAGGATAACTTGATGCACGCCACACCTAACCCCGACGCCGAGTGGTTACCGTAGACTTGTGATTGTTCCAAGTGCCAAATGTTGAGACtgtgaattttttaatgtaagattgccgataaaataaatcaaactgAAGGAATCATTAAGTGTTCTgctgttttatttgaattctaCACAGAAATGGAGCGAGAAGTGACCCTTGCTACATCCCCCTAGTAAATGTAACAGATCCATTTATCGAACTAACAATACTGAATTAAGGTATTTTAAGTTCGCAATTTGAATGACATAACTGACCTTGTCGccttttgtcaaaattttgacaacgaCTATTCTTTTGATTTATGATAGTTTATGATTGTTGATATTTTGTGTTCTAAACCATGGACTTATTTTTTGGAGCATTTTGTGACGCGCTTTTGAACATTTCTCACAACTAAactaatagtagtttatttaacgagtttgtgggcccactcataccaaaaaaggcccaatttacacacgaacgagatgaatacaacgtttttttgttcgacgagccccttaaaggctccaaatcgcttaaaatctttaaaattagcttgacgtttcgttttgacaagttgtgacattcatcagaatccgttcacacaggagaaagttctcaaattctgacagtgtcgaacaaaaaactaaTATGCTCTACAAAAAAGGTGCTAAACAATTTTGCTCTATCTGTGGTAGGATTCGATACGGTGGCAAATTAACCCCTTAAAacgtaattttcaaaattttgcgatttttataaattggtCAACACTTTCCAGAGAATTTCCTCCGGTGtaaaatgccaaaaaaatagtacataAAAGTGTTGTTTTCGACGAGTTCTGTTATTGCTTAAAATTAACGTACTTACTTCTGGGACACGTTGTATATGACTCATAAAGAATATCTAAAGCTTGGAATGAATGATAA contains:
- the LOC138127689 gene encoding apolipoprotein D-like → MFTPVLCVLVVLGMLGGGEAHSYHLGACPNIDPLPGFTMRKMLGIWYVIQKTGTASTCITYNFTQTEEPGEYLLEQNSQHFILGLTPLKHAYHYTGRLSIPDEAVPGKMKVKFPLNPAGSASYTVFMADYDTFAGIFTCQKLGFAHRQSATILSREKTLDQIYIDKIRSKLSAANIDPFELSIISQKGCPKKGENGTDINIDDETFTAGSVAGVIRKAGEKIGDGVEYVAGGAKKIYNKVTSGEDDGDKDNLMHATPNPDAEWLP